In Hyphomicrobiales bacterium, the sequence TTCTGCTTCACCGAGCATACGCTGAAGCCCGGCGAGAGCTTCGAAGCGCCGGTGGTGTTCTATATCGACCCGGAAATCGCGCAGAATCGCGAGCTCGACGGCGTCCACGCCATCACATTGTCCTATACCTATTTCGCCTCGAAGTCGGGCCAGCCCGTCGCCGAGGACAAGGCCGGCTCCGTCAAGGGTGACGCGGGCAATTCGAAACTGTAGAACGCGCTAGAGCAAAAGCGCGGACAAGACGTCGTACGCGGAGACTGAATACGATGGCCGGGGCCCATACGAAGCACCACGACTACCACCTCGTCGATCCGAGCCCGTGGCCGCTCGTCGGCGCCGCCAGCGCGACGATCATGGCGATCGGCGCCGTGATGTGGATGAAGGCGCTGCCCGTCGGCGGCATGCATATCGGCCCGCTGGTCTTCGGCGCCGGCCTGCTCGGCGTGCTCTACACCATGCTGGCCTGGTGGATGGACGTGATCCGCGAGGCCGAGAAGGAAGGCCACCACACCCGCGTCGTCCAGCTCCATCACCGCTACGGCATGATCATGTTCATCGCCTCCGAGGTGATGTTCTTCGTCGCCTGGTTCTGGGCCTATTTCGACGCCAGCCTCTTCGCCGGCGAGCACATCAACTTCCTGCGCTACGAGTTCACGGGCGGGCACTGGCCGCCGAAGGGCATCGAGACCTTCGATCCCTGGCACCTGCCGCTGCTCAACACGCTGATCCTGCTCACCTCGGGCACGACCGTGACCTGGGCCCACTACGCCCTGATCAACGACGACCGCGCCGGCCTGAAGCAGGCCCTGTGGCTGACCGTGATCCTGGGCATCCTGTTCACGCTGTGCCAGGCTTACGAGTATTCGCACGCCACTTTCGCCTTCAAGGGCAACATCTACGGCGCCACCTTCTTCATGGCGACCGGCTTCCACGGCGCGCATGTCATCATCGGCACGATCTTCCTGGCGGTCTGCCTCTACCGGGCCTATCTCGGCCACTTCAAGCCGAACCAGCATCTCGGCTTCGAGTTCGCCGCCTGGTACTGGCACTTCGTCGACGTGGTCTGGCTCTTCCTGTTCGCCGCGATCTATGTCTGGGGTGCCGGCGCGCCTGCCGCCGGGCACTGACGACGCCGCTTAGCCGCGCTCTCGCGGTCAACGTCTGAAAGGCGGCCGCGAGGCCGCCTTTCCTGTTTAGGTCCTTTGATTGTGCATCGGCTTTCCCGAAACCCGCGTTCCACGTTTCGGGCCGATGCTCTGGGAGGCTGCGATGGCCGGCTCTGAACCCACACCCCCCTCTCCCTATTCGACCGGCCTGGCGGGCCGCTGCCCGCGCTGCGGCGAGGGCGCGCTGTTCGACGGCTTCCTCAAGCTGAAGCCGCGCTGCAGCGCCTGCGGGCTCGACTACAAATTCGTCGATTCGGCCGATGGCCCCGCCGTCTTCATCATGCTGATCGCCGGCTTCATCGTTCTGGGCGCGGCGCTCTATGTCGAGATCGCCTATGAGCCGCCGATCTGGCTGCACCTGCTGATGTGGCTGCCGCTGGCGCTGATCCTCTGCCTTGCCCTGCTCAGGCCGATGAAGGGGATTGCCGTCGCGCTGCAATACGCTCACAAGGCCGAGGAAGGCAGGCGGGCGAAGTGACGGCGCAGAGCGCACCCAGACGGAAGCCCGGCCTCGCCCTGCCGACCGTTCTCACCGTTATCGGCATGCTGGTGCTGTGCCTCCTTGGCAGCTGGCAGCTTCAGCGCATGCAGGAGAAACACGCCTATATCGACCGCCTGCAGACGCAGGCGGCCGGGACGCCCGTCCCGATCCCGCCAAGCGCCAACTGGGCCAAGCTCGACGCCGCTTCGCTCGACCTGACCCGCGTCACCGCCAAGGGCACCTATGTCGACGGGCCGATCGCGGGCGTGCGCACC encodes:
- the ctaE gene encoding Cytochrome c oxidase subunit 3, with protein sequence MAGAHTKHHDYHLVDPSPWPLVGAASATIMAIGAVMWMKALPVGGMHIGPLVFGAGLLGVLYTMLAWWMDVIREAEKEGHHTRVVQLHHRYGMIMFIASEVMFFVAWFWAYFDASLFAGEHINFLRYEFTGGHWPPKGIETFDPWHLPLLNTLILLTSGTTVTWAHYALINDDRAGLKQALWLTVILGILFTLCQAYEYSHATFAFKGNIYGATFFMATGFHGAHVIIGTIFLAVCLYRAYLGHFKPNQHLGFEFAAWYWHFVDVVWLFLFAAIYVWGAGAPAAGH
- a CDS encoding conserved hypothetical protein (Evidence 4 : Unknown function but conserved in other organisms) is translated as MAGSEPTPPSPYSTGLAGRCPRCGEGALFDGFLKLKPRCSACGLDYKFVDSADGPAVFIMLIAGFIVLGAALYVEIAYEPPIWLHLLMWLPLALILCLALLRPMKGIAVALQYAHKAEEGRRAK